A window of the Penaeus monodon isolate SGIC_2016 chromosome 11, NSTDA_Pmon_1, whole genome shotgun sequence genome harbors these coding sequences:
- the LOC119578786 gene encoding C-type lectin domain family 4 member M-like: MKSASSLALALAAVLILSPATTCAVTGNAADDELRDAVTRLQLVLAQQSETLRSLLKTKFFEPRCPYPFSNVMDECFFVSNFKLDWHEARLHCLGMGADLAMHTQLHALKTFVIQESFRAGSLWIGSTDEDIEGEWKWLDGEPIDEGLWAGGNPDSKKGNQHCLIMAVQQTPSLRNVACSLPSYFACHYKLEGEETI; this comes from the exons ATGAAGAGTGCCAGTTCTTTAGCACTGGCTCTTGCGGCCGTGCTAATTCTAAGTCCTGCGACAACCTGCGCCGTCACAGGAAATGCAGCTGACGACGAACTGAGGGATGCTGTTACCCGACTGCAATTGGTCCTCGCTCAGCAGTCAGAAACACTCCGAAGTCTGTTAAAAACAAAGTTCTTTG AACCCCGCTGCCCTTATCCATTCAGCAATGTCATGGACGAATGCTTTTTCGTGAGTAACTTTAAGCTCGACTGGCACGAAGCGCGCCTACATTGCCTTGGAATGGGGGCCGATCTGGCAATGCACACTCAACTCCACGCGCTCAAGACCTTCGTCATACAAGAATCAT TTCGAGCCGGTTCTTTGTGGATCGGAAGTACAGACGAAGACATTGAGGGAGAGTGGAAGTGGCTTGACGGGGAGCCCATCGACGAAGGTCTGTGGGCAGGGGGAAACCCGGACAGCAAAAAGGGAAATCAACACTGTCTCATCATGGCGGTTCAACAAACCCCGTCCTTACGAAACGTTGCTTGCAGTTTGCCTTCCTACTTTGCGTGTCACTACAAgctagaaggagaagaaacaataTGA